GTTAACCAATGCACAAATGGTTTTGTGATCTGAAAAATAGGTTTCTAGAATCTGAAACTGTATTTGTGATTCAGACAAATTAGTATAGATGTGATCAATACAAGTATTTCTGTCAGTTGTAAAGCTTAAAACCAGTTGTCTATAATTATTGTCTCttacaaataaattattgaGTGATGCACTCTTTGAGCTATTAAAGTAATTTACATTAAAGTCTCcaataaaaatattaacttGAGTTGGCAAACAATCAAGCATATGCTGGACAGCACTACATAATTGTGTAATTGGTACTGCCGGTGATCTGTATACACCCACTATAGATATATGAGGCATGATCATTAATCTGATAACAGTTATTTCAACACCATTTGTATTGGCACAATATGGGTAACCTGGATAATAATCAAGACGACTATAAACTGCCATGCCTCCAAAAGGTCTTGTATTTTGTGATACTCTTGTTGTATCATCATTCCTGAATAGTGTGTAATCCTTTATATGATATAAATTGTCATCATCTAATTGAGAAAACCTTGTCTCTGAGAAAATATTCACATCAGTGCTCAAGTAATTCAAGTCATGACGTATGTCATCTATGTGTTTAT
Above is a genomic segment from Acropora muricata isolate sample 2 chromosome 1, ASM3666990v1, whole genome shotgun sequence containing:
- the LOC136913423 gene encoding uncharacterized protein, which produces MTNGAGNVIKLVQVQQTGTPSGVIWVQFDHPDVGQKTMQDNRQLYINGIQPTWTPIKPITTQFAVGRTRSVQVVRKQFPLRPAAAKTIHRSQGDTESTIVVKLETRRAIPHIHYVGLSRVTTINGLFITDLCEDKIAVSHDVQTEMQRLRTEGQLPLSIKPIYEAPNNSIKICFLNARSLHKHIDDIRHDLNYLSTDVNIFSETRFSQLDDDNLYHIKDYTLFRNDDTTRVSQNTRPFGGMAVYSRLDYYPGYPYCANTNGVEITVIRLMIMPHISIVGVYRSPAVPITQLCSAVQHMLDCLPTQVNIFIGDFNVNYFNSSKSASLNNLFVRDNNYRQLVLSFTTDRNTCIDHIYTNLSESQIQFQILETYFSDHKTICALVNF